Proteins encoded within one genomic window of Streptomyces sp. NBC_01237:
- a CDS encoding putative bifunctional diguanylate cyclase/phosphodiesterase, whose product MSIPAQASGEPDAEPDGPEDRLRRFATIWSRAIFPSTATSMTRPEFEQHLLPLARQLNEILHARPFEAGPAQRVGAALVEAHCTDPDALSSTLGVVDSYLVLYCGGNGPEELSTEDGRSRCARMQHAMAGGYTQALRDRTLSEQEAIARSALAARSHAEQVLHATEARFRAVFRDAAIGIGIADLDGNVLEVNDTLTRMFGGLDHHVRSHKLNEWVHPEDSPHVWKYYNELVRGEREHYRVEKPYYRNDGTVLWTNLTVSLLRDAEGRPEYQLALLEDTTERRLLNLRLRYEATHDALTGLPNRTLFFERLEKAVAARNGTRFGLCYLDLDGFKAINDSLGHAAGDRLLVEVADRLQSCATAPGEMVARLGGDEFVALTTGPDTEQEVDDLACRILSVLATPIRLDGRELTVRGSIGIVEGPSGERSAAEVLRSADITMYRAKSAGGNRFELADPEADARAITRHGLTTALPAALDRGEFFIEYQPLVHLGDGSVHGAEALVRWCHPQHGVLGPDRFIPLAEHTGLIVPLGRWVLEESVRQANFWQERHSDGGPLRINVNLSPTQLHHPRLVAETVDVLERSGLEPGALCLEVTESALIGADDDLLKPLRQLAEMGVDIALDDFGTGYSNLANLRRLPVSVLKLDRSFTQGMQQHPADPVDLKIVEGIVSLAHSLELAVTVEGVETGAQAQQLRELGCDTAQGWYYARPGAPDRIHSLLLADAV is encoded by the coding sequence GTGAGCATTCCCGCCCAGGCGTCCGGTGAGCCGGACGCGGAACCCGACGGACCCGAAGACCGGCTCCGAAGATTCGCCACGATCTGGAGCCGGGCCATCTTCCCCTCGACGGCCACCTCCATGACCCGCCCCGAGTTCGAGCAGCATCTCCTGCCGCTGGCGCGGCAGCTGAACGAGATCCTGCACGCGCGCCCGTTCGAAGCGGGTCCCGCCCAACGGGTGGGCGCCGCGCTGGTCGAGGCGCACTGCACCGACCCGGACGCCCTCAGCTCCACCCTCGGCGTCGTCGACTCCTACCTGGTCCTCTACTGCGGCGGAAACGGGCCGGAGGAGCTGTCCACCGAGGACGGCAGGTCCCGTTGCGCACGGATGCAGCACGCGATGGCGGGCGGCTACACACAGGCGCTGCGCGATCGGACGCTGTCCGAGCAGGAGGCCATAGCCCGCTCGGCGCTCGCCGCCCGCTCCCACGCGGAGCAGGTCCTGCACGCCACGGAGGCGCGCTTCCGTGCCGTCTTCAGGGACGCCGCCATCGGCATCGGCATCGCGGATCTGGACGGCAACGTCCTGGAGGTGAACGACACCCTCACCCGGATGTTCGGCGGCCTGGACCACCATGTCCGCAGCCACAAGCTGAACGAGTGGGTCCACCCCGAGGACTCGCCGCACGTGTGGAAGTACTACAACGAGCTGGTGCGCGGCGAACGCGAGCACTACCGGGTCGAGAAGCCGTACTACCGCAACGACGGAACGGTCCTGTGGACCAATCTGACGGTGTCGCTGCTGCGGGACGCCGAAGGCCGTCCGGAGTACCAGCTCGCGCTCCTGGAGGACACCACCGAGCGACGGCTCCTCAATCTGCGGCTGCGCTACGAGGCCACCCACGACGCGCTCACCGGCCTGCCCAACCGCACCCTCTTCTTCGAACGGCTGGAGAAGGCCGTCGCGGCCAGGAACGGCACCCGCTTCGGGCTCTGCTACCTCGACCTCGACGGCTTCAAGGCGATCAACGACAGCCTGGGGCACGCCGCCGGAGACCGGCTGCTCGTCGAGGTCGCCGACCGGCTGCAGAGCTGCGCCACGGCTCCCGGCGAGATGGTGGCCCGGCTCGGCGGGGACGAGTTCGTCGCGCTGACCACCGGACCGGACACCGAGCAGGAGGTCGACGACCTCGCCTGCCGCATCCTGAGCGTGCTCGCCACACCCATCCGGCTCGACGGCCGGGAGCTGACCGTACGCGGCTCCATCGGCATCGTCGAAGGGCCCTCCGGGGAGCGCAGCGCCGCCGAGGTGCTGCGCAGCGCCGACATCACGATGTACCGGGCCAAGTCGGCCGGCGGCAACCGCTTCGAACTCGCCGACCCGGAGGCCGACGCGCGTGCCATCACCCGGCACGGGCTGACCACCGCGCTCCCCGCGGCGCTGGACCGCGGTGAGTTCTTCATCGAGTACCAGCCGCTCGTGCACCTGGGCGACGGAAGTGTGCACGGCGCGGAGGCGCTGGTGCGCTGGTGCCATCCGCAGCACGGGGTGCTCGGTCCCGACCGGTTCATCCCGCTCGCCGAGCACACCGGACTGATCGTGCCGCTGGGCCGCTGGGTGCTGGAGGAGTCCGTCCGGCAGGCCAACTTCTGGCAGGAACGGCACAGTGACGGCGGCCCGTTGAGGATCAACGTCAATCTCTCCCCGACCCAGCTGCACCACCCGCGGCTGGTCGCCGAGACGGTCGACGTGCTGGAACGTTCCGGCCTGGAGCCGGGGGCGCTCTGCCTGGAGGTCACCGAGTCCGCGTTGATCGGAGCCGACGACGATCTGCTCAAGCCGCTGCGCCAACTGGCGGAAATGGGCGTCGACATAGCGCTCGACGACTTCGGCACCGGCTACTCCAACCTGGCCAATCTGCGCCGGCTGCCGGTGAGTGTGCTCAAGCTGGACCGGTCCTTCACCCAGGGCATGCAGCAGCACCCGGCCGATCCGGTCGACCTGAAGATCGTCGAAGGCATCGTGTCACTGGCGCACAGCCTGGAACTGGCCGTCACGGTGGAGGGTGTGGAGACCGGGGCCCAGGCGCAGCAGCTGCGGGAACTGGGCTGCGACACCGCCCAGGGCTGGTACTACGCCCGTCCGGGTGCCCCGGACCGTATCCACTCCCTGCTGCTGGCCGACGCCGTCTGA
- a CDS encoding SAM-dependent methyltransferase: MERPAWAPQGIDISVPSVSRMYDFYLGGSHNFEVDREAARKAMEFMPGLPKIMQANRAFMRRAVRYATRAGISQFLDIGSGIPTFGNVHEVAQAADPESRVAYIDHDPVAVAHSQAVLEGNDRTVVAAADLRRPQEILHSPEVGKLLDFDRPVALLLVAVLHFIEDADDPYAAVARLREALAPGSMIVMTHASYEGVPLTEAEASGTVGVYRNIRSPLVMRSRAEVSRFFEGYEMVEPGLVSMPHWRPDTPVVPEQEDPFAFSGFAGVGHKA, encoded by the coding sequence ATGGAGCGTCCCGCCTGGGCACCGCAAGGCATCGACATTTCGGTGCCGAGCGTGTCCCGAATGTACGACTTCTATCTGGGCGGATCGCACAATTTCGAGGTGGACCGGGAAGCGGCGCGCAAGGCCATGGAGTTCATGCCCGGCCTTCCCAAGATCATGCAGGCGAACCGGGCGTTTATGCGCCGGGCGGTGCGCTACGCCACACGTGCGGGTATCAGTCAGTTCCTGGACATCGGTTCCGGCATACCGACCTTCGGCAATGTGCATGAGGTCGCCCAGGCGGCCGACCCCGAGTCCCGGGTGGCATACATCGACCACGACCCGGTCGCGGTCGCGCACAGCCAGGCGGTGCTGGAGGGCAACGACCGTACGGTCGTCGCCGCCGCCGATCTGCGCCGGCCCCAGGAGATCCTGCACAGCCCCGAGGTCGGCAAGCTGCTCGACTTCGACCGGCCGGTCGCTCTGCTGCTCGTCGCGGTGCTCCACTTCATCGAGGACGCCGACGACCCGTACGCCGCGGTCGCCCGGCTCCGCGAGGCGCTGGCGCCCGGCAGCATGATCGTCATGACCCACGCCTCGTACGAGGGGGTCCCGCTCACCGAGGCGGAGGCGAGCGGAACCGTCGGCGTCTACCGCAATATCCGCAGCCCGCTCGTCATGCGGTCGCGCGCCGAGGTCAGCAGGTTCTTCGAGGGGTACGAGATGGTCGAGCCGGGCCTCGTCTCCATGCCGCACTGGCGTCCGGACACCCCGGTGGTGCCGGAGCAGGAGGACCCGTTCGCCTTCTCGGGCTTCGCAGGGGTAGGACACAAGGCGTGA
- a CDS encoding bestrophin-like domain, whose amino-acid sequence MSEWLVLTLAMASACAVVLTIAILNNRRIGEDDDPSETPDVIEYMTMMIGVVYAIVLGLAIAGVWEGRSAAQESVRLEAQALHEVRARSSVYPAEVRDRIRTDVDAYVSHVVHDEWRTMSAHGSLTDRGTLLLDRVRADVTGYEPRTDHEGQAYQPLIDQVAAADDARSSRGQSAGATMPGVVWFGLITGALVTVGLIFTLQIRRTFRELLLAGLFSALIAFLLFLIWDFDSPFGRGISATTAPFVDLFPHAAR is encoded by the coding sequence ATGTCGGAATGGCTTGTTCTCACCCTTGCCATGGCGTCGGCCTGTGCCGTCGTCCTCACCATCGCGATACTCAACAATCGCCGCATCGGCGAGGACGACGATCCGTCCGAGACACCTGACGTCATCGAGTACATGACGATGATGATCGGCGTGGTGTACGCGATCGTGCTCGGCCTGGCCATCGCCGGCGTCTGGGAGGGCCGCAGCGCCGCCCAGGAGTCGGTGCGGCTGGAGGCCCAGGCGCTGCACGAGGTGCGGGCCCGCTCCTCCGTCTATCCGGCCGAGGTCCGCGACCGCATCCGTACCGATGTCGACGCCTACGTCAGCCATGTCGTCCACGACGAGTGGCGGACCATGTCCGCCCACGGCAGCCTCACCGACCGGGGGACCCTCCTGCTGGACCGGGTCCGCGCCGATGTCACCGGGTACGAGCCGAGGACGGACCACGAGGGGCAGGCGTATCAGCCACTGATCGACCAGGTCGCCGCGGCCGACGACGCCCGCAGCTCCCGGGGGCAGAGCGCCGGAGCGACCATGCCGGGCGTGGTCTGGTTCGGCCTGATCACCGGGGCGCTGGTGACAGTGGGACTGATCTTCACGCTGCAGATCCGCAGAACGTTCCGCGAACTGCTGCTGGCCGGCCTCTTCAGCGCCCTCATCGCCTTCCTGCTCTTCCTCATCTGGGACTTCGACTCGCCCTTCGGCCGGGGCATCTCGGCCACCACCGCCCCCTTCGTCGACCTGTTCCCGCACGCCGCCCGCTGA
- a CDS encoding class F sortase → MGRDHSGAGRTGRVPWGAVALVMLTGLALMRNGADTPAGPPQPAAAASLDKGRDAAGPPVEGEPVQPLPYAPASRVKIPSIDVDAPIVDVNLDANGWIDAPPPEDPNLAGWYQNGIAPGQRGTAVVVGHVDNMAGPAVFYGLGSLDKGHHVEVTRYDGRVAVFEVYGVEVFAKNGFPGARVYGDTGHAELRVITCGGGYSKAGGYDGNVVVFARLVETR, encoded by the coding sequence ATGGGCCGGGACCACTCTGGCGCCGGGCGGACCGGACGCGTGCCCTGGGGGGCTGTCGCCCTGGTGATGCTCACCGGACTCGCCCTCATGCGGAACGGTGCCGACACCCCGGCCGGCCCGCCGCAGCCCGCCGCGGCCGCGTCGCTGGACAAGGGCCGGGACGCGGCGGGCCCGCCGGTGGAGGGCGAACCGGTCCAGCCCCTGCCGTACGCCCCCGCCTCCCGTGTGAAGATCCCGTCCATCGATGTCGACGCACCGATCGTCGATGTGAACCTGGACGCGAACGGCTGGATCGACGCACCGCCCCCCGAGGACCCGAACCTCGCGGGCTGGTACCAGAACGGCATCGCGCCCGGCCAGCGCGGCACCGCCGTGGTCGTCGGCCATGTCGACAACATGGCGGGGCCCGCCGTGTTCTACGGGCTGGGCTCGCTCGACAAGGGCCACCACGTCGAAGTGACCCGCTACGACGGCCGGGTCGCGGTGTTCGAGGTGTACGGGGTGGAGGTGTTCGCCAAGAACGGCTTCCCCGGCGCCCGGGTGTACGGCGACACGGGACACGCCGAACTCCGGGTGATCACCTGCGGAGGCGGCTACTCCAAGGCCGGCGGGTACGACGGGAACGTGGTCGTGTTCGCCCGGCTCGTCGAGACCCGCTGA
- a CDS encoding polysaccharide deacetylase family protein: protein MRRDQTSPGRRTALRLALGLGAATAAHMIAADPAATPARPAGTRAVAAAGPPAKPRGRPSVYRLQPMTGNAPARFTPAPPPVRTRPFEELPGLGHSMVLSFDDGPDPLYTPDILATLRAYGVRAMFFVCGEMAVDNRDLLREMADDGHVVGNHSWSHPLIPKLSRAGIHDELGRTTEVIDRTLGAPPLWYRAPYGAWNRNSFEIGAELGMEPMAWTVDTLDWTTPGTGTIVRRVLDGAAPGVVVLSHDAGGNRSQSVAALRRYLPELLDDGYRITVPHRD from the coding sequence ATGAGACGTGATCAGACCTCACCCGGGCGCCGCACCGCGCTGAGGCTCGCCCTGGGCCTCGGGGCCGCCACCGCCGCGCACATGATCGCCGCCGACCCGGCCGCCACCCCCGCCCGTCCGGCGGGCACCCGGGCCGTCGCGGCCGCCGGCCCGCCCGCGAAACCGCGGGGGAGACCCTCCGTCTACCGGCTGCAGCCGATGACCGGGAACGCCCCCGCCCGGTTCACACCGGCGCCACCGCCGGTACGCACCCGGCCGTTCGAGGAACTGCCCGGCCTCGGGCACTCCATGGTGCTCAGCTTCGACGACGGGCCGGACCCGCTGTACACCCCGGACATCCTGGCCACCCTGCGCGCATACGGGGTCCGCGCGATGTTCTTCGTCTGCGGCGAGATGGCCGTCGACAACCGGGACCTGCTGCGGGAGATGGCGGACGACGGCCATGTCGTCGGCAACCACTCCTGGTCGCACCCGCTGATCCCGAAACTCTCCCGGGCCGGCATCCACGACGAGCTGGGGCGCACCACCGAGGTGATCGACCGCACGCTCGGCGCCCCGCCGCTCTGGTACCGGGCCCCCTACGGTGCGTGGAACCGAAACTCCTTCGAGATCGGCGCCGAACTGGGCATGGAGCCGATGGCCTGGACGGTGGACACCCTGGACTGGACGACGCCCGGGACCGGCACCATCGTGCGCCGGGTCCTGGACGGGGCCGCCCCCGGTGTGGTCGTCCTCTCCCACGACGCGGGCGGCAACCGCTCGCAGAGCGTCGCCGCGCTCCGGCGCTACCTGCCCGAACTGCTGGACGACGGCTACCGCATCACGGTGCCGCACCGCGACTGA
- a CDS encoding universal stress protein has product MTDQQPHQFERGTDGPKVIVAGLDGSDSSMRAAAYAAGLARRQNAMLTLVYVQPVMPAGASLGAPVGDTTGEVAEGLVGEIRAATERLKDIWDVRWEFHTFRGDPYNGLVTAADELKADAVVVGASESAGHRFIGSVAIRLVKAGRWPVTVVP; this is encoded by the coding sequence GTGACAGACCAGCAGCCCCACCAGTTCGAACGTGGCACAGACGGCCCCAAGGTGATCGTCGCGGGCCTCGACGGGTCCGACTCCTCCATGCGGGCCGCGGCCTACGCCGCCGGTCTGGCCCGGCGCCAGAACGCCATGCTCACCCTTGTGTACGTCCAGCCCGTGATGCCCGCGGGCGCCTCGCTCGGCGCACCGGTCGGCGACACGACGGGGGAGGTCGCCGAGGGACTGGTCGGCGAGATCCGGGCGGCGACGGAGCGGCTCAAGGACATATGGGATGTGCGCTGGGAGTTCCACACCTTCCGCGGCGACCCGTACAACGGGCTCGTGACGGCGGCCGACGAGCTCAAGGCGGACGCCGTGGTGGTCGGCGCGTCGGAGTCGGCGGGGCACCGGTTCATCGGTTCGGTGGCGATCCGGCTGGTGAAGGCGGGCCGCTGGCCCGTCACCGTGGTGCCGTAG
- a CDS encoding CapA family protein has translation MTKRNRQGAVAAIAALLAAASGCTGAQSPPAGESGPRSAEASPARGAGSGGVDKPRAFTLLASGDVLPHSSVIDRAAADADGRGYDFAPMLAGVAPVVSRADLAICHMETVYGPEGGPYTGYPNFTSPPEVAAGLRSTGFDSCSTASNHSLDDGADGIGRTLGALDRAGVRHAGSARSAAEAARPTLLRAGPGKRAAKVAHLAYTYDTNDIPLPAGQPWAVDLIDERKIVADARAARRAGADVVVLSMHWGTEWQDEPDEEQLGLARRLTASVSAGRPDIDLIIGTHAHVPQAYEKVNGTWVVYGMGDQIAGEMINYEGGRDPRGNQGSMGRFTFAPPGGPGQRWTVRKAEFIPQWYDTDAGRVIALHPVGDDDGADERREIRDRIRAVVLGRGAGRDGLVMGE, from the coding sequence ATGACGAAGCGCAACCGACAGGGCGCGGTGGCCGCCATCGCCGCGCTGCTCGCCGCCGCGTCCGGCTGCACGGGCGCACAGTCCCCTCCCGCGGGGGAGAGCGGGCCACGCTCCGCCGAAGCCTCCCCGGCGCGCGGGGCGGGAAGCGGGGGCGTCGACAAGCCGCGGGCCTTCACCCTGCTGGCCTCGGGCGATGTGCTGCCGCACTCCTCGGTCATCGACCGGGCCGCCGCCGACGCGGACGGCCGGGGCTACGACTTCGCCCCGATGCTCGCAGGCGTTGCCCCGGTCGTCTCCCGGGCGGACCTGGCCATCTGTCACATGGAGACGGTGTACGGCCCCGAGGGTGGCCCGTACACCGGCTATCCGAACTTCACCTCGCCGCCCGAGGTCGCCGCGGGCCTGCGCTCGACCGGCTTCGACTCCTGCTCCACCGCCTCCAACCACAGCCTGGACGACGGCGCCGACGGTATCGGCCGCACCCTCGGCGCGCTGGACAGGGCGGGCGTCCGGCACGCGGGCTCCGCCCGATCCGCAGCCGAGGCCGCCCGCCCCACCCTCCTGAGGGCAGGTCCGGGAAAGCGGGCGGCCAAGGTCGCCCACCTCGCGTACACCTACGACACCAATGACATCCCGTTGCCCGCCGGGCAGCCCTGGGCGGTCGATCTGATCGACGAGCGGAAGATCGTCGCCGATGCCCGCGCGGCCCGGCGGGCGGGCGCCGACGTGGTCGTGCTGTCCATGCACTGGGGCACCGAATGGCAGGACGAACCGGACGAGGAGCAGCTCGGACTCGCCCGGCGGCTCACCGCGTCCGTGTCGGCGGGCCGCCCCGACATCGACCTGATCATCGGTACCCACGCCCATGTGCCACAGGCGTACGAGAAGGTCAACGGCACCTGGGTCGTCTACGGCATGGGCGACCAGATCGCCGGAGAGATGATCAACTACGAGGGCGGCCGGGATCCGCGCGGCAATCAGGGTTCCATGGGGCGCTTCACCTTCGCGCCGCCCGGCGGACCCGGACAGCGCTGGACGGTGAGGAAGGCCGAGTTCATCCCCCAGTGGTACGACACGGACGCCGGGCGTGTCATCGCTCTCCACCCCGTCGGCGACGACGACGGGGCCGATGAAAGGCGCGAGATCCGTGACCGTATCCGCGCCGTGGTGCTCGGCCGGGGCGCGGGCCGCGACGGCCTCGTCATGGGGGAGTAG